gtgtggggccacgaGGCACAAGCTACCTCCCGCCGGCGATGGGAGGAATCGGGATGACAGGTGGGCCTCACCCTCCCGCCGGGATAAAAGCCGGcgtcccccctccctctctcctcccccCGCCCTCATTCCCTCGCCGCGACCACCGGCCTTCTCCATTTCTCTCCTTGGtcggcctcccctcccctcccctcccctcccgatTTATGTTATTAGCAGTAGATTTCGATTTCGATTTCCGCCATGATTGACCTCTctgtctcctcccctcccctcccgacCTCAGGGTCGACATGGCGGCTGTGCTTAGAGGTGCGCGCGCTGGGCGCGgccgtggccgcggccaggggaggcgGAGGGCACCAGCGGAGGAGCTGCAGCCCGTACCACAGGTGCGGAGTGCGGACCCCTTCTCTTCCCGCTTGGTTTGGGGCATGGCCTAGTTCCTCTTCCGCTTCCCGAAACTAGCAGCAACTAGGACTCTCTACCTAAACAAGTACGCTAGGGATAATGCAATAGGGGATCTGGCTCGGCTCGTATGAAGATGGGTATCTACTCTACATTTCCTCCAGTAGCCTATTCGATTCGAGGCTGCCCTGCCCTGCCCTGCTGTGATGCGACGGGACGCGCCATGCTAGTCTGCATGGTGGCCTAGATGTGTTTAGAATATGGGGTTTACTGTGCCTATTCAGAATATGCTCTACTCATGTACATTTTGCATTGCTAGTTAAATATATTTCGGTTACAAATTGTAAGCATTTTCTTTGTGAAGTTGGTCCAGATTGGATATACAAAATATCAATAGGATGATGTTATGTGCCCATCTCGTCATATCTTTTGTCTTTTAGTAACACAGCAAAGAATGGTGTTATGTAATGCCAAGGATATACTTCACTGGAGTTTGACAAGGATTAGTTTTTTTCTTGTGTTGATGGACAAGCATTGGAGCTACTGGTTTGCTGTTAGACTTTAACTTGTAACTGCAGTGTAGTAGCTGTTTTGTTTCTCTATAATCATGCTATTGTGCTGAGCTTTGGTGTTTCGTTTCTAGACTTTGATGAAGAACCGTGCTACTCAACTTGGTTCTACTTGCTAATATGTACTAGACTAGATGGTATTTGATTTGAACGCCAACATGTGGCTCTCTGGTGGGTACAAGTCAAAATATATATGGATTGCTGAACTCTGTTTATTAATTTATTAACCAGTATGTTTGTCCCTGCCATTCCAACATAACTATTTTGCCATTTTTAATTCCTTTGTGTCTATAATTTCCACACGCTATTATCTCTCTCAACTATTGGTACTCCGATGTTTCTCTAGTGGAAGATCCTACAGTTATTGTCCAATTTTGAGGCAATAAAGATTTGTTTCGTTGCAGTTGTCTGCTGGCACTGTTGAAGTAAATTCAATGCTGTTCTTGTACTTTAATTGGAATTCCTTTGTAATGCAGGTCCAGGATCGGGTCACTCCCGTCCACCACCAATGGTCGTTATGGTGTGACGGGAACCAAAATACCATCAAGCTGGTCGACAATGACGAGTTGAAGGCTTATCGCAGACTTGAAGAGTCAGCCTGCATTGACCGACTGGTTTATGCGAGCTTCTTTTCTTTGTAAATAGTGTTTGCATAACTATGTTACTGCATGCATCTAACATTTTGTTGCATGCAGGAACTCGACATTTTCGCTATACCTGACGAACTCCTTGGGCAGCAACCTCATATCGTCAGGATGCTCTACGACTTGGTTGACTACTACAACAACATGATGAGAATCCGTCGCAAGTAAGAAACACACCCACTGCTACTAGTTTGTTAAAATGCATGCTGTTTGGGCTATAAAACTGATGTGTTTATGCTTTCGTGTTTGCTATAACGAACTAGTTTGTTAAAATGCATGCTGTTTGGGCTAGAAAACTGATGTGTTTATGCTTTCGTGTTTGCTATAACGAACTAGTTTGTTAAAATGCATGCTGTTTGGGCTATAAAACTGATGTGTTTATGCTTTCGTGTTTGCTAATGCGTGAGATGTACGCTTTAACGAACTAATTTATTAACATGCAGGCTATAAACTGATGTGTTTATGCTTCTGTGTTTGGTAATGCATGGAATATATGCGTTAATGACTAATTTGTTAACATGCATGTTGTTTGGGCTATAAAACTGACGTGTTTGGTAAGGCATGGAATATATATGCTTTAATGAACTAATTTGTTAACATGCATGCCTAGCAAAAGTAGGTAGATAATGCATGGAGTTTTTCTTAGTTCATTTATTATGTTCATGTTTAAGTTTAGATCTAGTTGTAGTTTGATTTTTGTATTGAGGAAATATTTTTTCACAGGTACCTTGTGAAGAAGCTTGATGGGTGTTGGTCTAATAAGGAAATGGAGCAGATGCTCAAGACGCATGACAAGTACCTGGAGCGAGTCGACGAGAAGCTCGATGCCATTGCAGATGCTGAAGGGAACTGCCCACCCAGGCCAAAGGTCTTTGATGCTCTCCCAAAACTACACAAGTGATTCACGGTAAAGTTCCTCACTACTCCCTTATGGTCTCTGTAAACTCTTAAACTGCGGGTTCCTTATGTTCACTCTTAAACTGCGGGTTCCTTATGTTCTATCTCTTTGTCTTAGATGCTTTCTGTGCATAAGAATGAAGGTGCTGTTGTGAAGTCCAGCCCCGGAAGAATACCCTGTACATTTGCAAAGTCCTGTCTGCATGGAGCCATTGCTCCAAAGTGCGGTTGCATAGCTCCAGAATCCAGTTGCACAGTTTACTAGAACCCTGCCTGTTTCTGTAGACATTGTGTTGAGATAGCCTTGCTGAGCTTCTGAGATGTTATAACTCTAGTGTTATTCGTAACAATACGTCATACATAGAGCCATTGCTCCAAAGTGCGGTTGCATAGCTCCAGAATCCAGTTGCACAGTTTACTAGAACCCTGCCTGTTTCTGTAGACATTGTGTTGAGATAGCCTTGCTGAGCTTCTGAGATGTTATAACTCTAGTGTTATTCGTAACAATACGTCATACATAGAGCCATTGCTCCAAAGTGCGGTTGCATAGCTCCAGAATCCAGTTGCACAGTTTACTAGAACCCTGCCTGTTTCTGTAGACATTGTGTTGAGATAGCCTTGCTGAGCTTCTGAGATGTTATAACTCTAGTGTTATTCGTAACAATACGTCATACATAGAGCCATTGCTCCAAAGTGCGGTTGCATAGCTCCAGAATCCAGTTGCACAGTTTACTAGAACCCTGCCTGTTTCTGTAGACATTGTGTTGAGATAGCCTTGCTGAGCTTCTGAGATGTTATAACTCTAGTGTTATTCGTAACAATACGTCATACATAGTTGAAACTGATCTTGAATTCTTTTTTTTTTGGTTATTTCAATTGTGAGTTTTATTCTTCATTTCAGCCCTGTAAACCAAAGTTGCCTGGTATCTACCGGCTAACGATGGAGAAATGTGAAATGCGATCGTGTTCCAAACTGCTTGCAAGCAGAATTGTTTTTTGCTGGTGATGGCGACAAGGTCGCTTGGTAAGGTTGGTGCTTGGTTTGTGCCATATCTGTATCCACTTGCAAGATATTGCAAATTACGTGCAACAGGTTGCTTGGTTAATACTGCAAATTTCTATTGAATGCATATTTATATCCCACCAGAGCAGTTTTTTTTATTCTGGTTTCAGTTAGTTAATTCTTCATTCCACCCTAACCTCCTGATTCCCTGTTCTCTGCCGTCCCCCACTCAATTTTCATCGTCCTAACTTTTTTTTGGAAACGGAGGCAAAGATTGTCTCGTCCATCAAATAAGCAGAAGATAATTGCTCAGTTAATTATGGAAAACCAGGCGAAAACCGTTACAACCGTTGAGCGGCACACATAAAAAAGCTCACGCACACCACTTCGAAGAAGGTCTCGACGAGACAGCACGCaagcgtcatcgtcatcactctTCCCCTAGAGGCGTCATCGGCACCCCTAGGCGATCATCGACTCAACCCACCCTGAAGAGGACACGTGAAGTTGCATGAAGAGCTATGCCATAATCTCAACTACCTGCGGCCAGACAACGCAACTCAGACTCTGACGAAGAACTCTGAAGGACAAAACTAGGCACAATTGGCGCCATGGGAGATCACCGAACGGGCTACATGCAACCAGTCATCATATACCATAGGGCCCCGCCGCCGCAGCTTTGACTTCGTAGCAACAAACAAACCGAGGCAAAAATCGTGGACACGCCGAAGAAGAGCCGACTACTGCAACCATTGCCGTGTCGCCGACATCACTCCCACCATCATCGTTACCACAGAAGCCTGGACACCGCACCTGCCTCCAACCGCCATCCAACGGTCCCGCTCGCCGATGCTAAGCTCCCAAGACGAAGCCCCCAAGAGGGAATACGACACCAAGgtgccgccatcgtccgatcataGATTGGGGTTCCCTCCGGAGAGGCCAAAATGACCGGATCCGCGCAAGAGGGGTGGGAGAACACATCAACAATGCCTCCAAAAAGGTTAACGACGGCCACAACCGCCGCCATCGTTGGTCACGACACTAGGCCAAGATATGGTTTTCATCAAGCTCCACACCGCCTCAGCCGCACATCATCCTGCAATGGTATAGGTAAGCCcacccaacaacaccaccatcgaaGCTGCCCATCGACGAAGAAGCCCAAGATCCGCCGCATCGAACCACACCTCGCGGAGGCCACCGACGGTCGGAGACTGGAGCACACTTTCTTGTAGCCAAGGGCCTCCGATCCGCGCACCTGTAGGGGCGTCAACGCGGTGCCGGACCGCGCAGACATCCACCAGCCGCGCCCCTCGCGACCGAAGCCGCTGCTCGAGCGCCGTACAGGCCGCTCAAGCCCCTCCACCATGGGCTCCACACCAGATTATCCGCACACCGCGCCCAGCGCATCCTTGCGCGTCCGCGCATCGACTCCAGACGAGCGTTGCCCGTAGGGCATGCCTGCCCCGTGCCACCCAACTAGCCCCACCGCCGCGGCCCGCGAGCAGCCGACCGTAGGTGAGCCAGATCTGGATCTGGATTGAGATCGAGAGGCCCAACTCCGCAACCCCGCGCGCAGACACGCACCACCTGCGCACAAAGCCACCGCCGCAAGCATGCCTACGCCGCCAACTCAGCCGcacgcctcgccgccgccgcgcatCGCGCTGAGCACGACGCCCCAGCCGGCCATCGCGTCCCACATCGCGAGTTGCCGAGTGAGGAGGAAGGGGAGCCCCGCCGCTGCTGACGCAGACCAGGATATGCCCGACAGCGCACTCTGGCGGCGGCAAGGAGAGGGAGAGACGGGAGGCGAACTAGGGCCGGCGGCGCTTAGGGCTCCGCCCCAGCCGCTCGCGGGAGCTGTCGGGACGAAGCGAAGTACACTTCTGTCAAATCGTCGTCCTAATTTCAAAGTTTCAAAATCTAGCAATGGCTCAACAAATCAAATCTTGCACTTACACATGTGTAATGTTGTCTGCTTGCTCGATTTCCTCTTTGCATTGTTGCAATGTTTCGGAGGGTGGGTGGTGGTTGATGGTCTTGTACGCTAGTCATTTGAGTCCTTTGCATGATGAGTTATCGAATTTCTACTACCATAAGGTTTCTCCGGCTTTGCTTCAGTGCTTGTAGTAGGCGTCTCTAGGTGCTCCACTTCAAATGTGCCCGCTAATTGCAATATAATACAAACTGAACACGCCGAAATACCATGATAGTTATGCATCCCGTCACAAGCGTATAGACCCATGCGTAAGAAGCTGCATCAGCCACGTAGGTACCCGCTTGCCAGTATCCACGTGAGCACTACAATGGGCCCGCAAGTCAGAATCTTTGACCGGTCAAACGACACATCAACACAGGGAAAACAATGCCTAGCCTCATATGTAAGTAGTCACATTAGTATCTTCTAGACCCATATGTCAGCAATGTTAGACCGATCAAAACTGAGACCCGACTTATTACTGATGGGCCTGTCGGTGATAAAACCCAAGGCGGACCGACTTGGAAGCAGCCACGTCAGCAACTGCTAGCCCGACTTGTCAGAATTTTCAACCGATCAAACCCGTAGACCGATCAATGGTGACATATTATCAGCACAAAAAATGATCTTAGGTGACAGATTGACCTATCATAGGTGACATTCTAGGCCATCACGGCGTCACTGAAGACGACCATCCGTGACAAATTTGGGTTGGTGACCTAAGACACGATCTTGTGTGACGGAGGAAGTGGTACAATCAAGATTTTATCTTTTATGATGATGCTTCAGTGATGGTGGGGGTGATGGCCATAAAACATCACCATTACATTTTCCTTGACGAATAACGATtttaccactagtagaaaatgggtcttTCGGCCGAAGCAGAAaagaccattagccccggttcagtttgccagggcattggtcctggttcggttcatctcattagtcccggttcggggaaaAAACcaagactaaagatccagcgactgccacgtggcgtgccgcggagcattagtcccggtttttggccagaaccgggactaaatggtaggccattagtcccggttttagacaaacaccgggactaaagtgctgcctatatatacccttgcCCCTGCCACCATCTCCTCTGTTTTTGGCTAttgaggtgtgcatgccatgctcttgccacccttctagttcatgcacatgaggtgttcgatgaaatgcccgagccacactacttaagctttctcctctccaagctcaaccaccaagctccattttcctcaatatttgtctaggtttgaccgtgtaccaactacacaagtgttctaaaaagttagctacttcatcctttcatctctcactgctagtttatctcatttcaaatgctctagaagtagagtggtttgtgggttttagtgtaggagtgtatgtgggagttattttgttttagatgcaaaatctgagctcaaattaatttcttagagtctgcacatgtgtagggtgccatcccgtgcccgtcctcaccgttgtcgatcgcccgcgccgatctcgtcgcgagcaccatcgtggtgagcctcttgttcttgtcttctttttaaaataaaaaaaattcttacttgtatgatttagatagatacttgtataaattacttactttcattattttttgttattatatagtgcgatggttttggtatccgcctccgtcggccctcgtcctgtctatgatttggatgtggtatatattatcttttataactatttattttatttagtgtttatgacaattatgacgaccaacatgacatatattttttaatctaggaggtatgtgaaccggaaattccaacccacatagaaattttgaccaagaagttaaatttggttgaaaaagaaaacaattacttgaagaaaaaaattgagaataattgaggagaagaatatggaactggagttgcatgttgccgatgtcgtcgatgatcgcaagatgaagatggatgcgatgcggttgaagatggatgcaatgcgcttgaagatggatgaaatgcgcttgaagattaggaatattagaaaatatgccattgataaagaggcttggtatcattacgcTATTGGGTCAattattaccttagttgcgattttgatcgcatttgttgttgcatttaaatgttttacatagttgtatgttgttttatgagagaactttatgtatttatttttgcaataataaaattttatcactactgtgctttggttttaatgtgatgatgaacttgtattaatttggtcatttctctattcatgatgttctgcaatggttttttgatacacttaatttcataatacagataaaccgccaatggatgtacagtgactaATGCCCaagtcacacttaagttcacacaaaatggtatcctcgaccgaggttagcaaccttatcctttccatctgtaattgatacaaaaatattgcatgtgttaaTCTatggtggtcatttcactattcatgtatgatgccagatcgatgcacggaagcgatgaatgtacggcgaacgacgtggttccggatttattgcaggcctacataaatttatcgatgtgacTGAGGCAAaaaaagtggataattttatgccttgtccatgtgttggctgtcgatacgtgaaggagtactctagctcgaaaaccattcatctccacttgctttacagaggtttcatgcccacatattattgttggaccatgcacgaaGAAAGAGGGATTAGgagggaagacaatgaagaagaatatgatgatgacaattatcctatgttcactgaagaatatggtgatactacaatggaagacaatgaagaagaaggaggtgaagaacaaccggcatcag
This genomic stretch from Hordeum vulgare subsp. vulgare chromosome 6H, MorexV3_pseudomolecules_assembly, whole genome shotgun sequence harbors:
- the LOC123402094 gene encoding uncharacterized protein LOC123402094 isoform X1, translated to MDSQRDGRTRMGIQRSTGQKMRDGFLPEPQHQKPPPSPRGRRRRHYHSLLFLLASIACGSQKPPEATRSLLLLPEATRSHLPSAASLPARPPSPSLTGGAAKHKLPPAMGRSGLPSLTCGATRHKLPPAGDGRNRDDRVDMAAVLRGARAGRGRGRGQGRRRAPAEELQPVPQVQDRVTPVHHQWSLWCDGNQNTIKLVDNDELKAYRRLEESACIDRLELDIFAIPDELLGQQPHIVRMLYDLVDYYNNMMRIRRKYLVKKLDGCWSNKEMEQMLKTHDKYLERVDEKLDAIADAEGNCPPRPKVFDALPKLHK
- the LOC123402094 gene encoding uncharacterized protein LOC123402094 isoform X2, with amino-acid sequence MMMWMHKSETTGNCLIVCVVSQSCRIGELIIMAWLNLWKIGTCLFVSGRELELELHLHAKELVQDRVTPVHHQWSLWCDGNQNTIKLVDNDELKAYRRLEESACIDRLELDIFAIPDELLGQQPHIVRMLYDLVDYYNNMMRIRRKYLVKKLDGCWSNKEMEQMLKTHDKYLERVDEKLDAIADAEGNCPPRPKVFDALPKLHK